A single window of Salvia splendens isolate huo1 chromosome 8, SspV2, whole genome shotgun sequence DNA harbors:
- the LOC121744564 gene encoding uncharacterized protein LOC121744564, translating to MANFVLILSCLAFLSAMQGNEAVQYTATNNAATTAGGARFVRDIGTQYTLQAMDASTVFIWRTFQQNSAADRKNVQKVSLFIDDMGGVAYTSNDQIHVSARYINGYGGNVKNEFTGVLYHEMTHVWQWNGNGQAPGGLIEGIADFVRLKAGYAPSHWVKPGQGDRWDQGYDVTARFLDYCNRLKNGFVAQLNKKMRGGYSNNYFVDLLGKTVDQLWKDYKAKYAT from the exons ATGGCTaactttgtgttgatattgtctTGTTTGGCATTCTTATCAGCAATGCAAGGGAATGAGGCTGTCCAGTACACTGCCACGAACAACGCAGCAACAACGGCAGGTGGTGCTCGGTTTGTCAGGGATATCGGTACCCAGTATACCTTACAGGCCATGGATGCCTCCACCGTCTTCATCTGGAGGACCTTCCAGCAGAACTCTGCTGCTGATCGGAAAAATGTGCAGAAAGTGAGCTTATTCATCGATGACATGGGCGGGGTGGCGTATACCAGCAACGACCAGATTCATGTCAGCGCCAG ATACATTAATGGGTATGGGGGCAATGTGAAAAATGAGTTCACTGGCGTTTTGTACCATGAAATGACCCATGTGTGGCAGTGGAATGGCAACGGGCAGGCGCCAGGTGGTCTGATAGAAGGAATAGCCGATTTTGTGAGGCTGAAAGCTGGTTATGCCCCGAGCCACTGGGTGAAGCCCGGGCAAGGTGACCGATGGGATCAAGGCTATGACGTGACTGCTAGGTTTCTCGACTACTGCAACAGACTCAAGAATGGGTTTGTGGCTCAACTCAACAAGAAAATGAGAGGTGGTTACAGCAACAATTACTTTGTGGACTTGCTGGGGAAGACTGTGGATCAGCTCTGGAAAGACTACAAGGCAAAGTATGCAACTTGA